aaaaagtcttaaatatgtttaatatattcTAGTTAGGCAGATAAGGAAAGTGATTTTCTGTTTCAGGGAACTTTACATCACAGCTATATACAACACTGTATATAAGTTTAAGTTTGCTGCCCAAGCTTCCGTTCTGAGGGGCAGTCCCGTAGACGGAATGCATTAACGTCAATGTCACTGTGCTTACTTCGTTAGGTTGACTGTGGTGAGTTCCAGGATCCCAAGGTCTACTGCACTCGAGAATCTAATCCCCACTGTGGTTCTGATGGCCAGACATATGGCAATAAATGTGCCTTCTGTAAGGCGGTGGTGTAAGTATCACACTCACCAAATCTCCCTCGCAAACACAAACTTCTAGAATAAGATATGACACTTTCCTTGAGATATTCTAGAAAGTTCTACACATACCCACCAACAGAAACTGAAGAAGTAAGCTTCAGGCAAATAGGTTGA
This window of the Camelus dromedarius isolate mCamDro1 chromosome 3, mCamDro1.pat, whole genome shotgun sequence genome carries:
- the LOC105097033 gene encoding serine protease inhibitor Kazal-type 6; this translates as MTLLKVVREDVLSLRAVEKVDCGEFQDPKVYCTRESNPHCGSDGQTYGNKCAFCKAVVKSGGKINLKHPGKC